Proteins encoded by one window of Filimonas effusa:
- a CDS encoding ribose-phosphate pyrophosphokinase yields MNPSVKIFSGTGSQHLAEKVAKKFGASLGKINVQKFSDGEFQPIFLESIRGDYVFLVQSTFAPTDNLMELLLMIDAAKRASAGKIVAVIPYYGFSRQDRKDRPRVAIGAKLVATLIEAAGADRVITMDLHAPQIQAFFDIPVDHLDSSAIFIPYIEQLNLEKLTFAAPDVGSTNRVREIASYFNAEMVICDKHRKRANEIASMVVIGDVVGKDIILIDDICDTGGTLAKAAGLLKEKGARSVRALCTHPILSGKAYENIEASVLEELVVCDTIPLKKESAKIKALSVADLFAIAIRNAYENKSITSLFIHSQRRHQ; encoded by the coding sequence ATGAACCCATCTGTTAAAATCTTTTCCGGCACAGGTTCTCAGCATCTGGCGGAAAAGGTGGCTAAAAAATTCGGAGCGTCCCTGGGTAAGATTAATGTTCAGAAATTCAGTGACGGCGAGTTTCAGCCCATCTTCCTGGAGAGTATCCGGGGGGATTATGTTTTTTTAGTGCAAAGTACTTTTGCTCCTACTGATAATTTGATGGAGTTACTGCTAATGATTGACGCTGCCAAAAGGGCCAGCGCCGGTAAAATAGTAGCAGTGATCCCTTATTATGGTTTTTCGCGTCAGGACCGGAAAGACCGGCCACGGGTGGCGATTGGAGCCAAACTGGTAGCCACCCTTATAGAGGCCGCAGGTGCTGACAGGGTGATTACCATGGACTTACACGCTCCCCAGATCCAGGCATTCTTTGATATTCCGGTGGATCACCTGGACAGTTCAGCCATTTTTATTCCTTATATCGAGCAATTAAACCTCGAAAAGCTTACCTTTGCGGCCCCTGACGTAGGAAGTACGAACAGGGTAAGGGAAATTGCGAGCTATTTCAATGCTGAAATGGTTATTTGTGATAAGCATCGCAAGCGGGCAAATGAAATTGCCAGCATGGTAGTAATAGGTGATGTGGTAGGAAAAGATATTATTCTTATCGATGATATCTGTGATACGGGCGGTACGCTTGCGAAGGCAGCGGGTCTGTTGAAGGAGAAAGGTGCCAGAAGTGTTCGTGCACTGTGTACGCATCCTATCCTTAGCGGAAAAGCCTATGAAAATATTGAGGCGAGTGTATTGGAGGAACTTGTTGTTTGTGATACTATTCCCCTGAAAAAGGAGAGCGCCAAGATAAAGGCGTTAAGTGTTGCAGATCTTT